The sequence AGCGTCCCCTGCATCAGTGCGGCACGCGCCTTCGCGCGGTCCGAGAGGATGAGCACCAATGCGGCGGCGAGCATCATCGCGGTGCCGGCGAACACCAGGGTCAGTCCGACGGTGGCCGAACCGACGATCACGAGGCCGATACCGAGCAGGGTCGTGAGTGCGAGGAAGAGGTTGTAGAAGCCCTGGTTGAAGGCCAGCTGCTTCATCGTGACGGCATCCGCCTCGCTGGCGACGCCGAAGATCTTCCTCGTCTCCGGCTCGGTCCACCGCAGCGACTCGAGCGCGAAGATGAAGACGTGGAACGCAGCGGCGGCTGCGGCGAGGACGAGACCGACGATGAGCATGTGCTGATTCTGTCAGACCAGGAAGATCGGCAGCAGCCCGGGGTTGTGCGCATGCACGAGCACCGCGAACACCACGGCGTCGAACAGCAGGTGCACGGTGACGACGTAGGCGAGCGAATGGGTGCGCAGGAAGATGTAGCCCTGCAGCAGCGCGAACGGGATCGTCAGCAGCGGACCCCACTCGCGGTACCCCAGCTCCCAGAGGAACGAGACGAACACGATCGCCTGCAGCAGGTTCGCGACCAGGTTCGGGAAGTGACGCCGCAGCAGCGCGAACACCGTGCAGATGAAGAACAGCTCGTCCCAGATGCCCACGGCGCCGACTCCGACGAAGAGCCGGGCGATGAGCTCGGGC is a genomic window of Microbacterium maritypicum containing:
- a CDS encoding DUF1304 domain-containing protein encodes the protein MLIVGLVLAAAAAAFHVFIFALESLRWTEPETRKIFGVASEADAVTMKQLAFNQGFYNLFLALTTLLGIGLVIVGSATVGLTLVFAGTAMMLAAALVLILSDRAKARAALMQGTLPLLAVVVTAIGVAIG